The Lacticaseibacillus pabuli region GCAAGCGGGCCAACATCATTTTCACGCCCACCAACCTTCTCCCTCCGCACCCCAACCCGCCCCATTTCACCGTCACATCATTTTATAGATAATTATATTGCGGGTGATTACTATGTTGATGCGTGTATGCTCTATGTGTGGATTTCTGATAGTTAGCGATAGCTAGTGGCTTTTACTTTCTGAATTGCATGATTACATACAAATTAATAAATGCCAATCATACATATAAATTATTAATACACGCGTTTTTTGAACGATCAACAAGATACGTTATTATGATATTACCAAAGTACACTAACTTAAGTGTACTTTTCCACGTATGCAGATGACACTTTATCCCATATGATGAAAACGTATTCAGGAGGTGGCTAACTTGAACGCGAATGAACGTCAAATTATCACTGCGATTCTTCAGCAGGGAACGGTTCACTATTCTGATATTGAAAAACTAACTGGTCGGTCAAAGAAGACGGTCGCGCGGTATTTGGACAATATCGCCGCAGTCGCCACTCAGTACGGCGCCGCACTCGTGCGTAAGCGCAACGTGGGCATTTACTTTGACGGGGAGACCAAACGTCTCTCGGCAGCAGTGAACGATGGGGGTGTAAATGATAATCAAGGTACCAAACAACAGCGACTTCTCAGCTTGATTTCGAAGTTGCTCCTTGCTAAGGATGCCCAAACAATCCAAGAACTCGCGGATAGCAGTTACGTTAGTCGCAGCACCTTTGAAGACGACTTGCGAGCTGCCCGCCAGTTCATTGAAGAGCACGGCGCGAAATTGGAAAGCGGGCAAAATGGCATCTGGGTCAGCGCCAGCGAACGCGTTCGCCGTGAGCTGATGGCCGAGCTGCTCAACCTGTATTGGGGTCAGCCCGCGTACATCGGCAATCGGCGCCAGAATACCCATGACGTTATCAAGGTCCCGACGGAAATTAGCGAGTTCTTCAACGGCCAAACGCTGGATCAAGTGATGCTGGCGCTAGACCAACTGGAAAACGTTACTGCCATTTCGCTGAGTGACTACGAATACCAATCTTTGGCCGTTCACCTGGTCATCGCGATAGAACGCATTCGGCGGCATCAGACCCTAAAAGGCATTCCAGATCACGTGACGCTGGAGCCGGCGACTGAAGTATTGGTCGGCATTATCGAGCATCACTTTGGGATTACCATTCCAGCCGACGAGAAACAATACCTCAACATCCACATCCTCGCCGCTGAGCAGGGGACGTCGGGTAAATCACAGTTCAGTAGTCAGCAGTTATGTACCGGGGAGAGCGGTATTGCGGACTTTCTCCGCGAGCACTTGACCCAGTTTGATGACACCTTGATTCAGAACTTAACGCTTCATCTGGTACCAGCGCTCAAACGCATTTCGCTGGGCCTGAAGCTGCGCAATCCTTATACCGGCGATACAAAGCGCTACTTTCCACTGGCTTACAATCGCGCGGTGGACCTGGGGATGAAGCTCACCGAGAAATTCGATGTTGATTTGAACGATGACGAAATTGCATTCATCGCGCTCCACATTGAGGCGTTTATTGAGCGGAGTGAAAAGAAGACGACCGCCGTCTTGGTTTGTAGCACCGGGCTGGGAACAGCGCGGCTACTGGAACAACGGATGCGCAAATACTTTTCCAGTCAAATTGAAATCAAGCGGGTGGTGTCCGTGCAGGAGTTGCTGCGCGCGGACATTCCCGAGGACATTGTAATCAGCACCATCAACATTGCGGTCGATGACAAGCCGGTTGTCGTTGTTCCACCATTCCTGGATGATGGGGCACTTAAGCGGATTGATGAGGTCGCCCAGAAGGTTGATCGCCACAAACCGAACAACACCGCGTTTCTCCACCTGCTTCGCAAGCGACTGATTACCTTTGCCAATGAACCAATGGACAAAGAGGCAGCCATTCGCATTCTGGGGGACCAGATTCAACGGACTGGCTATGGCCGCGTTGGTATCAGCGACGCAGCCGTTGCGCGTGAGCAGTTGGCTAGCACCGCCATTACTAGCGTTGCCGTTCCACACGCGCCAATTGAATTTGTCAAAACGCCTTGTATCGCAATCCTGATCAATCCTGCTGGAATTAAGTGGGACACGCACAAGGTAAAAATCGTCTTCTTTCTCGCCATGAACATGGCCGTGAAGAAGCAAATCAATCAAATCTATATGTACTTCAACGAGGTTCTCGATGATCAAAGATTGCTGGCGCATATGGAGAAAGCAACCCAGCCTGAAGAAGTGATACAGATTTTAGGAGGTGACCTCAATGAATGACACAAACGCACAATTTCTATCTGAAAACAATATTGTTCTGGACCTGGCCGCAACTAGCCAGGCGGAAGCCGTCGCAACACTGGCTAAAGTGCTCGAACGAAACGGCAATATCTCTGATGCCGACACCTTCACGTCAGATGTCCTGAAGCGCGAAGCAATGACCACAACCGGCATCGGCCACAACATTGCCATTCCGCACGGGAAGAGCGACTCCGTGAAACAAGCCTCGCTCGTGTTTGCCAAGAACAAGTACCCCTTGGAATGGCACGCGCTAGATGGCAGTCCGGTCAACATCATCTTCTTAATGGCAGTGAGTGCTGGTGATGCCGGTAAGGACCATTTGCGGATGCTTGCCAACTTAGCGGGACGGTTAATGGATGACGACTTTGTGGAGGCAATTAAAGCAGAAAATGATCCAGCAAAAATTCTGGCAATTTTTAATGAAGACTAACCAACTAGGGGGAATATATCATGGCTAAAATCGTTGCAGTAACCGCATGTATCGCCGGTATCGCCCACACCTACATGGCGGCGGAAAACCTGAAAAAGTTTGCGAAAAAAGAGGGCGACTCAATTCTGGTTGAAGAACAGGGGGCACTCGGAATCGAGGACCGCTTGAGTCAAGAAGACATTGATGAAGCTGACGTGGTGATTTTCGCGGTGGACACCAATGTCGCCGAGCGTGACCGTTTCGACGGCAAAAAGATTTTAGAAATTGGCACGAGCGCAGTCGTTAAAGATGGTGACGCGGTCATTAAACAGGCTTTAGCAACCATCAAGGAGGGCTAAACAATGGCGACCAAGAAAAAGAATTTCGGGAAGGAGCTCATGGGTTACTTCCAGAGTGGGGTTTCCTATCTGATTCCGCTCCTATGTGCATCTGGACTGTTGACGTCACTAGCCGTTGTCTTTGGCGGTCAGGGTGTTTGGAAAGAAACTGACACGCTCTGGGGCGTCATGCGGATGATTGGTCAGACGGGGCTCGGCTTCATCACGCCAATGATTGCAGCATACATTGCGTTCGCGATTGCTGACCGTCCCGGGCTGGCACCTGCATTCATCGTCGGGCTAATTGCCGCTAAGATGGGCACTGGGTTCCTCGGCGGGATGATTGTCGGGCTGGTTGTCGGGTTTATGGCACAGTACCTGAAGAAGATTCCACTGCCAGCTAGCCTGCAGAGCCTCAAGTCCATGCTGATCATTCCACTGATTGTGACGACCGTCTCGGGGTTACTGATGTGGTACGTCATAGGGGTCCCAATCAAGGGACTCACGGATTTCCTGACAGCATGGCTGAACGGCATGTCCGGTGCAAACCTCGCCCTCCTCGGCATTATCCTCGGCGCGATGATGGCCTTCGATATGGGTGGCCCAGTTAACAAGATTGCCAACGCTTTTGGGATGGCAGCCTTTGCTCAGGGCGCATATGCCACGAGCACCATCGTGATGACGGCGATTTCCATTCCACCTACCGTTGTTTTCATTGCAACCCTGATTGGTAAGAAGTTTTACGACAAGTCCGATATCGACAACGCCCGTACCGCTATTATCATGGGACTAGTGGGGATTACTGAAGGGACCATTCCGTTTGCGGTTAAAGACCCGCTGCGCGTGATTCCAAGCATCATGACCGGGACTGCAATCACCTGTGCAATGGTGGGTGGCTTGCACATTACCCATCAGTCCTTGCTGACGACCTACACCGGGATGTTCCTGACCAACAACCCTGTGATGTACATCATTTCGATTCTGGTTGGGAGTACGATTGGCGCGATTATGTTGAACCTGCTCAAATCGTTCGCATACCGTAAACAGGAAAAGACATCCAAGGCTGAGGAGGTCGACTAATGGCTACTGCACATCTCGTGCAACACACGCATTGGGATCGTGAATGGTACTTTACGGATATGGATGCCCAGATTCTGTCTGACAGCTTGTTTACGGAGGCCATTACGGAACTTGAACATGAACCCCAAGACAGTTTCACTTTGGACGGGCAGTCCTCGATTGTCGACGAGTTCGTAGCGACCCATCCGGACATGCTGGCGCGGATTCAAGCGCTGGTGAAAGCGGGTCGGTTGTTCGTTGGCCCTTGGTACACCCAGACGGATGCGGTCAATGTTGATCCCGAGTCCATCTTGCGTAACGCCATCATCGGCCAGCTGGAAACCAAGCAAAAGTACGGGGCGCCCATGCAGGTGGGTTACTTGCCAGACACCTTTGGCTACAACGCCAACTTGCCTGCGTTGCTCACGCATGTCGGCTTGAACCGATTTATCTTCTGGCGCGGAATGAACTATGACACGATGGTCAAGTCGCCGTACTTCAAGTGGGTCGCACCAGGTGGGGCCAGCGTGACGGCGGTGAACTTGCCGCCAACGGGTTATTCCGCGGCGCACATGACGGATGTAGTCAAGCACCACGTGACTGATTACGTGCAAAAGCGGCTGGACCCTACGACCAAGTTCGTGACGGATATCCGCGGCGACAAGATTGCCTTACTTCCGGTCGGCATGGATCAGATGAACATGGTGCACGACTTTCCAGAGTTGCTCGATCAGCTAAATGCGGTGTCCGTTAACGACAATGTGCAGTCCACTTACCCTGCATTTTTCGACGCACTCAAGGATGTTGACCTCCCGACGTATGCCGGCGAAATTCGCGACCCGGTTTACGCCCGGGTGCACCGGAGTATCGGCTCCGTACGCACTGACCTGAAGTTGGATAATGCCCGTGCCGAAATCAAAATTCTGCGACGTCTGGAGCCGCTCATGGTGATTGCGGCGCACAACCACATACACGTCAGCACCACCATGCTGGCGCAGGTTTGGAAGATTGTCATGGAATGCCAGGCCCACGATAGCCTGGGTGGTAGCGTGACGGACAACGTCGCAATCGATATCGCGCACCGGTTTAAACAAGCGGATGAGTTGATCGACGGGATTGAGAATCTCATCAAATATAAACTCGCGGAAATCCTGAAGTTGAATGACCACCAGTTGTTGCTCTTTAACACCGCCGCACATGCCTTTACGGGCCACAAAACCTTTAGTGTTTTTAGCGCGACTCCGAACGTCCAGTTTAAAGGAATGACGGAACTGGAATTGCTGAAGCGAGTGGAGACACCAGCCCGGGCAAACGTTCAGGAGCGCACCGCGACGGGGATTGAAACCATCACCGAGCCAAAGTATTACGAGCTGACCTACCGAGCGCGAGTAACCTTGCCGGCGCTAGGCTATAAGGTGTTCAGTTTTGCCGAAACGACCGTTGATGCCGTCCTGACGTCTGCCGAACGCGGCACGATTGCAATGGGCAAGATGGGTGCGGAACTCAGCGAAGGCCGCATCAAGCTGCGCGGCGGAGACGGCCACGAATACTTGCTCAGCCTACTCGATTCCGCTAACGATGGGGATACCTATGATTATTCGCCACTGGCTGGGGATGAGGAACGTGTCTTGCCGTTTGATGCAGCCACGGTGGCACAATCGGATTATACGCAGACCGCAAGCTTTACGGGTACGGCGGAATTACCGGTTGATTTGACCAGTCGGAACCTGGCGGATGGCGCGACACGGGCGGTGGACTACGAATTGACACTAACGTTAGGTCTGCTCGATGGCACATTTACGGGGCGCATCAGCGTGGACAACACGGTCGACTCCCACCGGATGCGGCTGGCAATCCAGGATGTGCAGGGCGGCACGTACACGATTCAGCAAATTCAGGACGCGTTTGTTGCCACCCCTGTGCGGAAGATTCCAGCGGATTGGGCCCAACACTTTGTTGAAAAGCCGGTCAATATCTTTGCTTTCAACAAGACGGTGTCCCTCGTTGGTAAGGCCAGCAGCGAGTTGAGTTTGATTAGCAACGACCTGCACGAATTTGAACCGGCAGACGGGCAGATGTACATCACCCTATTTGCCAGCACCGGTCAGCTTGGCAAGCCGGACTTAGCTTGGCGTCCGGGACGTGCTTCGGGTGATACGACCTCACGCGGCCACATCATGATGGCCACGCCGCTCGCCCAAACACGTGGGCACTTGACCTTTGACTTTGCGCTACGCTTATCATCGCAGTTCCATTTAGGTGACCTCGTGCAAACTGCCGACCAGTACCTGCAGCCGACTGTTGCTTATCAGCGGCAATCGTTCAATCTGTTTGCCAACCGTTTGGACAATAAGATTTGGCCAGAGGATACGGATCAGATTCTGCCGGATGAACAGTCGATTTTCGAATTGCCCGCGGATATCAACGTAGCGGCAATCTACCCGGCGTTCACGGCGACGCATCATTTCATCGTGCGCGTCGTGAACCTAACGAACCAGCCGCAACAGTTACCTGAGCGTCTCAAGTCGGTGCAGCAGGTTAATGGGCTGGAAGAGACGGTGCCCGCAACGGACACGATTGGCGCTTACGGCATCGCATCCTTCATGCTGGCAGATGACCCACAGCAATAACGAACCTATCAGCTGAGCTGAGTTTGATACGACATGCGAAAGGTGCTCCCAAGAAATTGTTTTGGGAGCACCTTTTTCGTGTTGTTAAGCAATGGTTGCCAGGAAATCCCGCAAAATCTGCGCGCCAACCTTTTCCGGCGTCATGATGGATTCCGGATGGAACTGCACCCCATACAGCTTGAGCCGGTTGTCCTCAATCGCCATCACGCTATCATCGCTGCCGTATGCGGTGACGGTCAGCTGCTGCGGAATATCCGTTGCCACTAGCGAGTGGTACCGGGCGGCAGGAAACGACGCCGGGCAGTCCGCGAGCAGCACGCTGTCACCAACGCGGCGCATTGGATCGGTCATGCCGTGCATCAAGACGGGGGCCGGGGTAATCTGGGCCCCCTCATATTCCGCCATCGCCTGCATGCCGAGGCAGACACCGAACTGCGGTACTTTACCAGCCAAAGCGGCAATCATGGAGGACATGGCACCAGCGTCTGCTGGTCGACCGGGTCCTGGTGAGTACACAACGGCTTCGGGGTGGGCGGCAAGTAATTGCTCAGCAGTCATTTCGTCATTCTTGATGACCTGAATCGGTGTCTCGGTCTGTTGCGCCAGCAACTGATACAGGTTATACGTGAAGCTATCATAGTTATCGACTAAATAAATCATGCTTGTACCTCACTAGCAGCGAGCAGGGCATCCTTCACGCCGCGGATTTTGTTGTTAAACTCCTGATACTCGTGTTTGGCGACCGAATCGGCAACGATGCCGGCACCCGCGTGGAGGGCAACTTCCTTACCATTCCGTTGTGCCAAACGGATACCGATGGCCAGTTCCAAATCGCCGTCGTAGCCAAGGTAGCCGAACGTGCCGCCGTAAACACCACGGCGCCGGTCCTCGAGTTCACTGATAATCTGCATGGCCGACAGCTTGGGTGCACCCGCCAACGTTCCGGCCGGTAGCAGTGCGTCCACGATATCGAGCGCCGTTACATCTGGCCGCGCCAGACTCGTGACGGTCGACCCCATGTGCATGACACTGGTGAAATAGAGTAACTGGCGCACCCGGCCGAGTTTGACGGAGCCGACCTGACTGATTGCGCCCAGGTCGTTGCGCCCCAGGTCAATGAGCATGTTGTGCTCGGCGAGTTCCTTCTTGGAATGGGTGAGCTCTTCAGCCAGGGCCTTGTCCTCAGCCGGGGTCTTGCCGCGTCGACGCGTGCCGGCAAGCGGGAAGGTCGCCAGTTCGTCGCCATTTCGACTCACCAGTAGTTCCGGCGAGGCGGCCAGGACTTCACGCTTGCCTGAGCCCAGGTAGAACTGGTATGGTGTCTGGTTTGCCGCGAAGACGTGAGGCAACGCACCTAACAAACTGCCACGCATTTTGCCGCGCTGTGGGTTCGCCAAAATGAGTTGGAAAATGTCGCCGGCGTATATATGTTTGCGCGTGGCGGCGACACGGTCGGCAAATTGTTCCGGCGTGTAATCGGGCTGCAAGGCCTCAGTTAGCGTAAATGGCGTTGGCGTTGCGGTGTGCTGCAGTAAATCTTGCAGCTGCTTGGTTAGGCCGGCCACCTGCGCGGCGAATTTGTCTGCCGTGAGGGTCGCGGCGGGCACCATCTGGCTCAAGTAAGCACGCTGACCTTGCCGATCATACGCGAGAACCTGGCGTGCGTCGATTAAGAAGGCATCGGGGAGTTCGCCCGCCTGTGCCGGGTGTGCAGGCAGCTGCGGGTGCGCATTGCGGGCATATTCGTAGGCAAAGTAGCCGGCGAGGCCGCCGAGAAAAGGTGGTAAGTCCAGGACCAACTTGGGGATGCGGTTTTCGGCTAGTAAATTGGCAAAGAAGGCATTCGGGTCGATATCATTTGTGATTTGGTCCCCGTCTGCGGTGATGGTTTCTAGGCTGTGGCCATTTAGCTCATAACGGGCCGCCGCGCCAACGGTCAGGTAGGTATAACGGCTGTTACCACTGGTGTCACCGCCGTGGAGCAGCAAGGAGCTGTGGCCATCCGCACGCTCGGCCGCCAGAATTGGTGCGGGGTTGAATTCGGCCAAAGGGATACTGACGACGACGGGAACTTGTGGAAACTGACTTAAAAAAGGCTCAATATCGGTAAATTGCATAATTTTCTCCTCTTTGAGAACAAAAAAACCGGCCAGACGGGTTGTCTGACCGGGTTCATTTACCTTGGAATGCGGTCAGGCACTTTGCCTAACCGGTATGGAGCGGAACACGGCTGGCACAGACATAAGTCCGCGCCAACTGGGCCACGGACATTAATGTTCGTCGCCAAGCCACCAGCTGCTCTTCGTTGTGAATGTGCTCTGTGTCATTGTTCTGCTCCTTTCCTCGTTCTTAATTTATTGTCATCATAATCCCATTTTTGCAGGGGGCTGTCAAGCGTGAATTATTGCGGGTCGTCCGGCAGTACGTTGTAGGCTAACACGTGCACGCCCTCGTCATCTAGCCGTAGCGTTGAAACGGAGCCGTTCCGCGGTCCGACCAAGCCGTTGAAACCCTGGTCCTTACCGAATTTGTCGATGATGCTGCGAATCGTGGTGCCGTGACTGACGAGCAGGATGTGGCCGCCGTCTGGGTTTTCCTCGCGCAACTGCCGGAACCCGCGCATGATGCGGCCCCAGAACATCGTGGCGTCCTCGGCGTCATGGAAGGGGTCCGCCGCGTGCATCATGTCCTTGGTGGTGTCAAAGCCCTTCTCCTCCGCAATCTGGTGGTAGGAGTCGAAGCCGTGGGGTTTCCCAATCACAAACCAGGTTCGCGCTGGGTTGTCGCCCTCAAAGTAGCCGTAAAACTCCTCGCGAAAGTACATTGTGGTCCGTAGTTCAACGTCAGGATGGTCATTTGCTTCCAGGATGAGCTTGGCGGTATTCATCGCCCGCATGGTGTCACTACTGTAGGCACGATCGTAATGCGTCTTGGCCAGAAAGTGGCCCGTCTTTTTGGCATCGGCAATGCCCTTTTCGGTTAATGGCGTGTCGCTCCAGCCCTGCATGCGGTCGTAGCGGTTAATGTAGGTCTGGCCGTGGCGCACCAGGTCGATGGTTACTGGCTTCATAACAATTGT contains the following coding sequences:
- a CDS encoding histidine phosphatase family protein, which translates into the protein MKPVTIDLVRHGQTYINRYDRMQGWSDTPLTEKGIADAKKTGHFLAKTHYDRAYSSDTMRAMNTAKLILEANDHPDVELRTTMYFREEFYGYFEGDNPARTWFVIGKPHGFDSYHQIAEEKGFDTTKDMMHAADPFHDAEDATMFWGRIMRGFRQLREENPDGGHILLVSHGTTIRSIIDKFGKDQGFNGLVGPRNGSVSTLRLDDEGVHVLAYNVLPDDPQ
- a CDS encoding anthranilate synthase component I family protein — its product is MQFTDIEPFLSQFPQVPVVVSIPLAEFNPAPILAAERADGHSSLLLHGGDTSGNSRYTYLTVGAAARYELNGHSLETITADGDQITNDIDPNAFFANLLAENRIPKLVLDLPPFLGGLAGYFAYEYARNAHPQLPAHPAQAGELPDAFLIDARQVLAYDRQGQRAYLSQMVPAATLTADKFAAQVAGLTKQLQDLLQHTATPTPFTLTEALQPDYTPEQFADRVAATRKHIYAGDIFQLILANPQRGKMRGSLLGALPHVFAANQTPYQFYLGSGKREVLAASPELLVSRNGDELATFPLAGTRRRGKTPAEDKALAEELTHSKKELAEHNMLIDLGRNDLGAISQVGSVKLGRVRQLLYFTSVMHMGSTVTSLARPDVTALDIVDALLPAGTLAGAPKLSAMQIISELEDRRRGVYGGTFGYLGYDGDLELAIGIRLAQRNGKEVALHAGAGIVADSVAKHEYQEFNNKIRGVKDALLAASEVQA
- a CDS encoding PTS fructose transporter subunit IIB — its product is MAKIVAVTACIAGIAHTYMAAENLKKFAKKEGDSILVEEQGALGIEDRLSQEDIDEADVVIFAVDTNVAERDRFDGKKILEIGTSAVVKDGDAVIKQALATIKEG
- a CDS encoding alpha-mannosidase, with translation MATAHLVQHTHWDREWYFTDMDAQILSDSLFTEAITELEHEPQDSFTLDGQSSIVDEFVATHPDMLARIQALVKAGRLFVGPWYTQTDAVNVDPESILRNAIIGQLETKQKYGAPMQVGYLPDTFGYNANLPALLTHVGLNRFIFWRGMNYDTMVKSPYFKWVAPGGASVTAVNLPPTGYSAAHMTDVVKHHVTDYVQKRLDPTTKFVTDIRGDKIALLPVGMDQMNMVHDFPELLDQLNAVSVNDNVQSTYPAFFDALKDVDLPTYAGEIRDPVYARVHRSIGSVRTDLKLDNARAEIKILRRLEPLMVIAAHNHIHVSTTMLAQVWKIVMECQAHDSLGGSVTDNVAIDIAHRFKQADELIDGIENLIKYKLAEILKLNDHQLLLFNTAAHAFTGHKTFSVFSATPNVQFKGMTELELLKRVETPARANVQERTATGIETITEPKYYELTYRARVTLPALGYKVFSFAETTVDAVLTSAERGTIAMGKMGAELSEGRIKLRGGDGHEYLLSLLDSANDGDTYDYSPLAGDEERVLPFDAATVAQSDYTQTASFTGTAELPVDLTSRNLADGATRAVDYELTLTLGLLDGTFTGRISVDNTVDSHRMRLAIQDVQGGTYTIQQIQDAFVATPVRKIPADWAQHFVEKPVNIFAFNKTVSLVGKASSELSLISNDLHEFEPADGQMYITLFASTGQLGKPDLAWRPGRASGDTTSRGHIMMATPLAQTRGHLTFDFALRLSSQFHLGDLVQTADQYLQPTVAYQRQSFNLFANRLDNKIWPEDTDQILPDEQSIFELPADINVAAIYPAFTATHHFIVRVVNLTNQPQQLPERLKSVQQVNGLEETVPATDTIGAYGIASFMLADDPQQ
- a CDS encoding anthranilate synthase component II codes for the protein MIYLVDNYDSFTYNLYQLLAQQTETPIQVIKNDEMTAEQLLAAHPEAVVYSPGPGRPADAGAMSSMIAALAGKVPQFGVCLGMQAMAEYEGAQITPAPVLMHGMTDPMRRVGDSVLLADCPASFPAARYHSLVATDIPQQLTVTAYGSDDSVMAIEDNRLKLYGVQFHPESIMTPEKVGAQILRDFLATIA
- a CDS encoding BglG family transcription antiterminator, with protein sequence MNANERQIITAILQQGTVHYSDIEKLTGRSKKTVARYLDNIAAVATQYGAALVRKRNVGIYFDGETKRLSAAVNDGGVNDNQGTKQQRLLSLISKLLLAKDAQTIQELADSSYVSRSTFEDDLRAARQFIEEHGAKLESGQNGIWVSASERVRRELMAELLNLYWGQPAYIGNRRQNTHDVIKVPTEISEFFNGQTLDQVMLALDQLENVTAISLSDYEYQSLAVHLVIAIERIRRHQTLKGIPDHVTLEPATEVLVGIIEHHFGITIPADEKQYLNIHILAAEQGTSGKSQFSSQQLCTGESGIADFLREHLTQFDDTLIQNLTLHLVPALKRISLGLKLRNPYTGDTKRYFPLAYNRAVDLGMKLTEKFDVDLNDDEIAFIALHIEAFIERSEKKTTAVLVCSTGLGTARLLEQRMRKYFSSQIEIKRVVSVQELLRADIPEDIVISTINIAVDDKPVVVVPPFLDDGALKRIDEVAQKVDRHKPNNTAFLHLLRKRLITFANEPMDKEAAIRILGDQIQRTGYGRVGISDAAVAREQLASTAITSVAVPHAPIEFVKTPCIAILINPAGIKWDTHKVKIVFFLAMNMAVKKQINQIYMYFNEVLDDQRLLAHMEKATQPEEVIQILGGDLNE
- a CDS encoding PTS fructose transporter subunit IIC, giving the protein MATKKKNFGKELMGYFQSGVSYLIPLLCASGLLTSLAVVFGGQGVWKETDTLWGVMRMIGQTGLGFITPMIAAYIAFAIADRPGLAPAFIVGLIAAKMGTGFLGGMIVGLVVGFMAQYLKKIPLPASLQSLKSMLIIPLIVTTVSGLLMWYVIGVPIKGLTDFLTAWLNGMSGANLALLGIILGAMMAFDMGGPVNKIANAFGMAAFAQGAYATSTIVMTAISIPPTVVFIATLIGKKFYDKSDIDNARTAIIMGLVGITEGTIPFAVKDPLRVIPSIMTGTAITCAMVGGLHITHQSLLTTYTGMFLTNNPVMYIISILVGSTIGAIMLNLLKSFAYRKQEKTSKAEEVD
- a CDS encoding PTS sugar transporter subunit IIA, which produces MNDTNAQFLSENNIVLDLAATSQAEAVATLAKVLERNGNISDADTFTSDVLKREAMTTTGIGHNIAIPHGKSDSVKQASLVFAKNKYPLEWHALDGSPVNIIFLMAVSAGDAGKDHLRMLANLAGRLMDDDFVEAIKAENDPAKILAIFNED